A single region of the Brassica rapa cultivar Chiifu-401-42 chromosome A03, CAAS_Brap_v3.01, whole genome shotgun sequence genome encodes:
- the LOC103857254 gene encoding chromophore lyase CRL, chloroplastic isoform X3 → MCTGSGSDPEPSSNGWSRARGVVVKTLVLIGGAILLKRLTKSTTRRDHARVVSRSLTGEKVLKFLNPQCLLTTLKRFFPDSSKLLMVLKFTREQASRDPENYFNIRMMSCPAAEMVDGSQVLYLEQVLESNTTLIDPCMFTCVMYDCVLLQAFWRTPQKPFRQRLYMVKPCPKELKCDVEVSSYAIRDAEEYRNFCDRPKDQRPLPEEVIGDIGEHLTTIHLSCCGRGRRCLYEGSTSPGGFPNSWSYCTSDLAVLKNNEIHLWDRCFDENQNQVWGPKQGPYEFKPATYSSINESLSSLNILYQSSIDRPIQGSLILQDL, encoded by the exons ATGTGTaccgggtcgggttcggatccgGAACCAAGCTCCAACGGGTGGAGCCGAGCTCGTGGCGTCGTGGTTAAGACACTGGTCCTGATCGGAGGCGCTATTCTCCTCAAGCGTCTAACTAAATCCACCACTCGTAGGGATCACGCACGCGTCGTCTCTCGTTCTCTCACCGGAGAGAAGGTTTTAAAATTTCTCAATCCCCAATGCCTTCTTACTACACTTAAACGTTTCTTCCCTGATTCTTCTAAACTCTTGATGGTTTTGAAGTTCACGAGGGAGCAAGCTTCAAGGGATCCTGAGAATTACTTCAACATAAG AATGATGAGCTGTCCAGCTGCTGAGATGGTTGATGGTTCACAAGTCTTGTATCTCGAACAGGTACTTGAAAGTAACACTACATTGATTGATCCATGTATGTTCACTTGTGTCATGTATGATTGTGTTCTTCTTCAGGCGTTTTGGAGGACTCCTCAGAAACCCTTTCGTCAA AGATTATATATGGTCAAGCCGTGTCCTAAAGAGCTGAAATGTGATGTTGAG GTAAGTTCATATGCGATTAGAGACGCTGAGGAGTACAGAAATTTCTGTGACCGCCCTAAGGACCAACGCCCACTTCCTGAAGAAGTCATCGGT GACATTGGAGAGCATTTGACAACTATACACCTCAGTTGTTGTGGCCGTGGGAGACGTTGCTTGTACGAAGGCTCAACTTCACCCGGTGGATTTCCAAATTCATGG AGCTATTGTACCTCAGATCTTGCAGTTTTGAAAAACAATGAGATACACCTCTGGGATCGTTGCTTTGATGAGAATCAAAACCAG GTTTGGGGACCAAAACAAGGTCCATACGAGTTCAAGCCAGCGACATACTCAAGCATCAATGAGAGCCTGTCTTCTTTGAACATACTTTATCAATCTTCAATCGATAGACCAATACAAGGATCACTCATCTTGCAAGACTTGTAG
- the LOC103857254 gene encoding chromophore lyase CRL, chloroplastic isoform X8: protein MCTGSGSDPEPSSNGWSRARGVVVKTLVLIGGAILLKRLTKSTTRRDHARVVSRSLTGEKVLKFLNPQCLLTTLKRFFPDSSKLLMVLKFTREQASRDPENYFNIRMMSCPAAEMVDGSQVLYLEQRLYMVKPCPKELKCDVEVSSYAIRDAEEYRNFCDRPKDQRPLPEEVIGDIGEHLTTIHLSCCGRGRRCLYEGSTSPGGFPNSWNGASYCTSDLAVLKNNEIHLWDRCFDENQNQVWGPKQGPYEFKPATYSSINESLSSLNILYQSSIDRPIQGSLILQDL, encoded by the exons ATGTGTaccgggtcgggttcggatccgGAACCAAGCTCCAACGGGTGGAGCCGAGCTCGTGGCGTCGTGGTTAAGACACTGGTCCTGATCGGAGGCGCTATTCTCCTCAAGCGTCTAACTAAATCCACCACTCGTAGGGATCACGCACGCGTCGTCTCTCGTTCTCTCACCGGAGAGAAGGTTTTAAAATTTCTCAATCCCCAATGCCTTCTTACTACACTTAAACGTTTCTTCCCTGATTCTTCTAAACTCTTGATGGTTTTGAAGTTCACGAGGGAGCAAGCTTCAAGGGATCCTGAGAATTACTTCAACATAAG AATGATGAGCTGTCCAGCTGCTGAGATGGTTGATGGTTCACAAGTCTTGTATCTCGAACAG AGATTATATATGGTCAAGCCGTGTCCTAAAGAGCTGAAATGTGATGTTGAG GTAAGTTCATATGCGATTAGAGACGCTGAGGAGTACAGAAATTTCTGTGACCGCCCTAAGGACCAACGCCCACTTCCTGAAGAAGTCATCGGT GACATTGGAGAGCATTTGACAACTATACACCTCAGTTGTTGTGGCCGTGGGAGACGTTGCTTGTACGAAGGCTCAACTTCACCCGGTGGATTTCCAAATTCATGG AATGGGGCTAGCTATTGTACCTCAGATCTTGCAGTTTTGAAAAACAATGAGATACACCTCTGGGATCGTTGCTTTGATGAGAATCAAAACCAG GTTTGGGGACCAAAACAAGGTCCATACGAGTTCAAGCCAGCGACATACTCAAGCATCAATGAGAGCCTGTCTTCTTTGAACATACTTTATCAATCTTCAATCGATAGACCAATACAAGGATCACTCATCTTGCAAGACTTGTAG
- the LOC103857254 gene encoding chromophore lyase CRL, chloroplastic isoform X9 codes for MCTGSGSDPEPSSNGWSRARGVVVKTLVLIGGAILLKRLTKSTTRRDHARVVSRSLTGEKFTREQASRDPENYFNIRMMSCPAAEMVDGSQVLYLEQAFWRTPQKPFRQRLYMVKPCPKELKCDVEVSSYAIRDAEEYRNFCDRPKDQRPLPEEVIGDIGEHLTTIHLSCCGRGRRCLYEGSTSPGGFPNSWNGASYCTSDLAVLKNNEIHLWDRCFDENQNQVWGPKQGPYEFKPATYSSINESLSSLNILYQSSIDRPIQGSLILQDL; via the exons ATGTGTaccgggtcgggttcggatccgGAACCAAGCTCCAACGGGTGGAGCCGAGCTCGTGGCGTCGTGGTTAAGACACTGGTCCTGATCGGAGGCGCTATTCTCCTCAAGCGTCTAACTAAATCCACCACTCGTAGGGATCACGCACGCGTCGTCTCTCGTTCTCTCACCGGAGAGAAG TTCACGAGGGAGCAAGCTTCAAGGGATCCTGAGAATTACTTCAACATAAG AATGATGAGCTGTCCAGCTGCTGAGATGGTTGATGGTTCACAAGTCTTGTATCTCGAACAG GCGTTTTGGAGGACTCCTCAGAAACCCTTTCGTCAA AGATTATATATGGTCAAGCCGTGTCCTAAAGAGCTGAAATGTGATGTTGAG GTAAGTTCATATGCGATTAGAGACGCTGAGGAGTACAGAAATTTCTGTGACCGCCCTAAGGACCAACGCCCACTTCCTGAAGAAGTCATCGGT GACATTGGAGAGCATTTGACAACTATACACCTCAGTTGTTGTGGCCGTGGGAGACGTTGCTTGTACGAAGGCTCAACTTCACCCGGTGGATTTCCAAATTCATGG AATGGGGCTAGCTATTGTACCTCAGATCTTGCAGTTTTGAAAAACAATGAGATACACCTCTGGGATCGTTGCTTTGATGAGAATCAAAACCAG GTTTGGGGACCAAAACAAGGTCCATACGAGTTCAAGCCAGCGACATACTCAAGCATCAATGAGAGCCTGTCTTCTTTGAACATACTTTATCAATCTTCAATCGATAGACCAATACAAGGATCACTCATCTTGCAAGACTTGTAG
- the LOC103857254 gene encoding chromophore lyase CRL, chloroplastic isoform X2: MCTGSGSDPEPSSNGWSRARGVVVKTLVLIGGAILLKRLTKSTTRRDHARVVSRSLTGEKVLKFLNPQCLLTTLKRFFPDSSKLLMVLKFTREQASRDPENYFNIRMMSCPAAEMVDGSQVLYLEQVLESNTTLIDPCMFTCVMYDCVLLQAFWRTPQKPFRQRLYMVKPCPKELKCDVEVSSYAIRDAEEYRNFCDRPKDQRPLPEEVIGDIGEHLTTIHLSCCGRGRRCLYEGSTSPGGFPNSWNGASYCTSDLAVLKNNEIHLWDRCFDENQNQVWGPKQGPYEFKPATYSSINESLSSLNILYQSSIDRPIQGSLILQDL; the protein is encoded by the exons ATGTGTaccgggtcgggttcggatccgGAACCAAGCTCCAACGGGTGGAGCCGAGCTCGTGGCGTCGTGGTTAAGACACTGGTCCTGATCGGAGGCGCTATTCTCCTCAAGCGTCTAACTAAATCCACCACTCGTAGGGATCACGCACGCGTCGTCTCTCGTTCTCTCACCGGAGAGAAGGTTTTAAAATTTCTCAATCCCCAATGCCTTCTTACTACACTTAAACGTTTCTTCCCTGATTCTTCTAAACTCTTGATGGTTTTGAAGTTCACGAGGGAGCAAGCTTCAAGGGATCCTGAGAATTACTTCAACATAAG AATGATGAGCTGTCCAGCTGCTGAGATGGTTGATGGTTCACAAGTCTTGTATCTCGAACAGGTACTTGAAAGTAACACTACATTGATTGATCCATGTATGTTCACTTGTGTCATGTATGATTGTGTTCTTCTTCAGGCGTTTTGGAGGACTCCTCAGAAACCCTTTCGTCAA AGATTATATATGGTCAAGCCGTGTCCTAAAGAGCTGAAATGTGATGTTGAGGTGAG TTCATATGCGATTAGAGACGCTGAGGAGTACAGAAATTTCTGTGACCGCCCTAAGGACCAACGCCCACTTCCTGAAGAAGTCATCGGT GACATTGGAGAGCATTTGACAACTATACACCTCAGTTGTTGTGGCCGTGGGAGACGTTGCTTGTACGAAGGCTCAACTTCACCCGGTGGATTTCCAAATTCATGG AATGGGGCTAGCTATTGTACCTCAGATCTTGCAGTTTTGAAAAACAATGAGATACACCTCTGGGATCGTTGCTTTGATGAGAATCAAAACCAG GTTTGGGGACCAAAACAAGGTCCATACGAGTTCAAGCCAGCGACATACTCAAGCATCAATGAGAGCCTGTCTTCTTTGAACATACTTTATCAATCTTCAATCGATAGACCAATACAAGGATCACTCATCTTGCAAGACTTGTAG
- the LOC103857254 gene encoding chromophore lyase CRL, chloroplastic isoform X10 — protein MCTGSGSDPEPSSNGWSRARGVVVKTLVLIGGAILLKRLTKSTTRRDHARVVSRSLTGEKFTREQASRDPENYFNIRMMSCPAAEMVDGSQVLYLEQAFWRTPQKPFRQRLYMVKPCPKELKCDVEVSSYAIRDAEEYRNFCDRPKDQRPLPEEVIGDIGEHLTTIHLSCCGRGRRCLYEGSTSPGGFPNSWNGASYCTSDLAVLKNNEIHLWDRCFDENQNQVWGPKQGPYEFKPATYSSINESLSSLNILYQSSIDRPIQGSLILQDL, from the exons ATGTGTaccgggtcgggttcggatccgGAACCAAGCTCCAACGGGTGGAGCCGAGCTCGTGGCGTCGTGGTTAAGACACTGGTCCTGATCGGAGGCGCTATTCTCCTCAAGCGTCTAACTAAATCCACCACTCGTAGGGATCACGCACGCGTCGTCTCTCGTTCTCTCACCGGAGAGAAG TTCACGAGGGAGCAAGCTTCAAGGGATCCTGAGAATTACTTCAACATAAG AATGATGAGCTGTCCAGCTGCTGAGATGGTTGATGGTTCACAAGTCTTGTATCTCGAACAG GCGTTTTGGAGGACTCCTCAGAAACCCTTTCGTCAA AGATTATATATGGTCAAGCCGTGTCCTAAAGAGCTGAAATGTGATGTTGAGGTGAG TTCATATGCGATTAGAGACGCTGAGGAGTACAGAAATTTCTGTGACCGCCCTAAGGACCAACGCCCACTTCCTGAAGAAGTCATCGGT GACATTGGAGAGCATTTGACAACTATACACCTCAGTTGTTGTGGCCGTGGGAGACGTTGCTTGTACGAAGGCTCAACTTCACCCGGTGGATTTCCAAATTCATGG AATGGGGCTAGCTATTGTACCTCAGATCTTGCAGTTTTGAAAAACAATGAGATACACCTCTGGGATCGTTGCTTTGATGAGAATCAAAACCAG GTTTGGGGACCAAAACAAGGTCCATACGAGTTCAAGCCAGCGACATACTCAAGCATCAATGAGAGCCTGTCTTCTTTGAACATACTTTATCAATCTTCAATCGATAGACCAATACAAGGATCACTCATCTTGCAAGACTTGTAG
- the LOC103857254 gene encoding chromophore lyase CRL, chloroplastic isoform X4 gives MCTGSGSDPEPSSNGWSRARGVVVKTLVLIGGAILLKRLTKSTTRRDHARVVSRSLTGEKVLKFLNPQCLLTTLKRFFPDSSKLLMVLKFTREQASRDPENYFNIRMMSCPAAEMVDGSQVLYLEQVLESNTTLIDPCMFTCVMYDCVLLQAFWRTPQKPFRQRLYMVKPCPKELKCDVEVSSYAIRDAEEYRNFCDRPKDQRPLPEEVIGDIGEHLTTIHLSCCGRGRRCLYEGSTSPGGFPNSWSYCTSDLAVLKNNEIHLWDRCFDENQNQVWGPKQGPYEFKPATYSSINESLSSLNILYQSSIDRPIQGSLILQDL, from the exons ATGTGTaccgggtcgggttcggatccgGAACCAAGCTCCAACGGGTGGAGCCGAGCTCGTGGCGTCGTGGTTAAGACACTGGTCCTGATCGGAGGCGCTATTCTCCTCAAGCGTCTAACTAAATCCACCACTCGTAGGGATCACGCACGCGTCGTCTCTCGTTCTCTCACCGGAGAGAAGGTTTTAAAATTTCTCAATCCCCAATGCCTTCTTACTACACTTAAACGTTTCTTCCCTGATTCTTCTAAACTCTTGATGGTTTTGAAGTTCACGAGGGAGCAAGCTTCAAGGGATCCTGAGAATTACTTCAACATAAG AATGATGAGCTGTCCAGCTGCTGAGATGGTTGATGGTTCACAAGTCTTGTATCTCGAACAGGTACTTGAAAGTAACACTACATTGATTGATCCATGTATGTTCACTTGTGTCATGTATGATTGTGTTCTTCTTCAGGCGTTTTGGAGGACTCCTCAGAAACCCTTTCGTCAA AGATTATATATGGTCAAGCCGTGTCCTAAAGAGCTGAAATGTGATGTTGAGGTGAG TTCATATGCGATTAGAGACGCTGAGGAGTACAGAAATTTCTGTGACCGCCCTAAGGACCAACGCCCACTTCCTGAAGAAGTCATCGGT GACATTGGAGAGCATTTGACAACTATACACCTCAGTTGTTGTGGCCGTGGGAGACGTTGCTTGTACGAAGGCTCAACTTCACCCGGTGGATTTCCAAATTCATGG AGCTATTGTACCTCAGATCTTGCAGTTTTGAAAAACAATGAGATACACCTCTGGGATCGTTGCTTTGATGAGAATCAAAACCAG GTTTGGGGACCAAAACAAGGTCCATACGAGTTCAAGCCAGCGACATACTCAAGCATCAATGAGAGCCTGTCTTCTTTGAACATACTTTATCAATCTTCAATCGATAGACCAATACAAGGATCACTCATCTTGCAAGACTTGTAG
- the LOC103857254 gene encoding chromophore lyase CRL, chloroplastic isoform X7, protein MCTGSGSDPEPSSNGWSRARGVVVKTLVLIGGAILLKRLTKSTTRRDHARVVSRSLTGEKFTREQASRDPENYFNIRMMSCPAAEMVDGSQVLYLEQVLESNTTLIDPCMFTCVMYDCVLLQAFWRTPQKPFRQRLYMVKPCPKELKCDVEVSSYAIRDAEEYRNFCDRPKDQRPLPEEVIGDIGEHLTTIHLSCCGRGRRCLYEGSTSPGGFPNSWNGASYCTSDLAVLKNNEIHLWDRCFDENQNQVWGPKQGPYEFKPATYSSINESLSSLNILYQSSIDRPIQGSLILQDL, encoded by the exons ATGTGTaccgggtcgggttcggatccgGAACCAAGCTCCAACGGGTGGAGCCGAGCTCGTGGCGTCGTGGTTAAGACACTGGTCCTGATCGGAGGCGCTATTCTCCTCAAGCGTCTAACTAAATCCACCACTCGTAGGGATCACGCACGCGTCGTCTCTCGTTCTCTCACCGGAGAGAAG TTCACGAGGGAGCAAGCTTCAAGGGATCCTGAGAATTACTTCAACATAAG AATGATGAGCTGTCCAGCTGCTGAGATGGTTGATGGTTCACAAGTCTTGTATCTCGAACAGGTACTTGAAAGTAACACTACATTGATTGATCCATGTATGTTCACTTGTGTCATGTATGATTGTGTTCTTCTTCAGGCGTTTTGGAGGACTCCTCAGAAACCCTTTCGTCAA AGATTATATATGGTCAAGCCGTGTCCTAAAGAGCTGAAATGTGATGTTGAG GTAAGTTCATATGCGATTAGAGACGCTGAGGAGTACAGAAATTTCTGTGACCGCCCTAAGGACCAACGCCCACTTCCTGAAGAAGTCATCGGT GACATTGGAGAGCATTTGACAACTATACACCTCAGTTGTTGTGGCCGTGGGAGACGTTGCTTGTACGAAGGCTCAACTTCACCCGGTGGATTTCCAAATTCATGG AATGGGGCTAGCTATTGTACCTCAGATCTTGCAGTTTTGAAAAACAATGAGATACACCTCTGGGATCGTTGCTTTGATGAGAATCAAAACCAG GTTTGGGGACCAAAACAAGGTCCATACGAGTTCAAGCCAGCGACATACTCAAGCATCAATGAGAGCCTGTCTTCTTTGAACATACTTTATCAATCTTCAATCGATAGACCAATACAAGGATCACTCATCTTGCAAGACTTGTAG
- the LOC103857252 gene encoding (+)-neomenthol dehydrogenase, translating to MVGSKEKRDKRLQQVSLLRTIPYSDHQRWWTSETVAVVTGANRGIGFEMVKQLAGHGLTVILTSRDENVGVEAAKVLQEGGFNVDFHRLDILDTSSIQDFCQWIKEKYGFIDVLINNAGVNYNVGTHNSVEYSHMVISTNYNGTKNIIKAMIPLMRQASPGARIVNVTSRLGRLKGRHSKLENEAVRAKLMDVDSLTEEIIDETVSEFLNQVEEGTWESGGWPHSFTDYSVSKMAVNAYTRVLAKELSERPEGEKIYANCFCPGWVKTAMTGYAGNISAEDGADTGVWLALLPDQAITGKFFAERREISF from the exons ATGGTTGGAAGCAAGGAGAAACGAGACAAGAGACTCCAACAAGTCTCTCTCCTTCGTACTATTCCTTACTCCGATCACCAGAG GTGGTGGACCTCTGAAACTGTGGCGGTGGTAACAGGTGCGAATAGAGGGATAGGATTTGAGATGGTGAAACAATTGGCTGGACATGGCTTAACTGTTATTCTAACATCTAGAGACGAGAATGTAGGCGTCGAAGCCGCTAAAGTGTTGCAAGAAGGTGGGTTCAACGTTGATTTCCACCGCCTTGACATCTTGGACACTTCCTCAATTCAGGACTTCTGCCAATGGATTAAGGAAAAATATGGATTCATTGATGTTTTA ataaacaATGCAGGTGTAAACTACAATGTTGGAACACATAACTCCGTAGAGTACTCTCATATGGTTATATCTACAAACTACAATGGGACAAAAAACATAATCAAAGCCATGATTCCATTGATGAGACAAGCTTCTCCAGGTGCTCGTATTGTCAACGTCACCTCGAGGCTTGGTAGATTAAAAGGCCGCCACAGT AAACTCGAGAACGAAGCGGTGAGAGCGAAGCTTATGGATGTGGACTCTCTGACAGAGGAGATCATTGACGAAACAGTCTCTGAGTTTCTGAACCAAGTGGAAGAAGGAACGTGGGAATCTGGAGGTTGGCCACATTCTTTCACAGACTATTCCGTCTCGAAAATGGCGGTGAACGCATACACTCGAGTACTAGCCAAAGAACTATCTGAGAGACCAGAAGGAGAGAAGATATATGCAAACTGCTTTTGTCCCGGTTGGGTGAAAACCGCAATGACCGGTTATGCGGGGAATATCTCAGCAGAGGATGGAGCTGACACTGGAGTCTGGCTTGCATTGCTTCCTGATCAAGCTATCACTGGAAAGTTCTTCGCTGAGAGACGTGAGATCAGTTTCTAA
- the LOC103857254 gene encoding chromophore lyase CRL, chloroplastic isoform X1 — MCTGSGSDPEPSSNGWSRARGVVVKTLVLIGGAILLKRLTKSTTRRDHARVVSRSLTGEKVLKFLNPQCLLTTLKRFFPDSSKLLMVLKFTREQASRDPENYFNIRMMSCPAAEMVDGSQVLYLEQVLESNTTLIDPCMFTCVMYDCVLLQAFWRTPQKPFRQRLYMVKPCPKELKCDVEVSSYAIRDAEEYRNFCDRPKDQRPLPEEVIGDIGEHLTTIHLSCCGRGRRCLYEGSTSPGGFPNSWNGASYCTSDLAVLKNNEIHLWDRCFDENQNQVWGPKQGPYEFKPATYSSINESLSSLNILYQSSIDRPIQGSLILQDL; from the exons ATGTGTaccgggtcgggttcggatccgGAACCAAGCTCCAACGGGTGGAGCCGAGCTCGTGGCGTCGTGGTTAAGACACTGGTCCTGATCGGAGGCGCTATTCTCCTCAAGCGTCTAACTAAATCCACCACTCGTAGGGATCACGCACGCGTCGTCTCTCGTTCTCTCACCGGAGAGAAGGTTTTAAAATTTCTCAATCCCCAATGCCTTCTTACTACACTTAAACGTTTCTTCCCTGATTCTTCTAAACTCTTGATGGTTTTGAAGTTCACGAGGGAGCAAGCTTCAAGGGATCCTGAGAATTACTTCAACATAAG AATGATGAGCTGTCCAGCTGCTGAGATGGTTGATGGTTCACAAGTCTTGTATCTCGAACAGGTACTTGAAAGTAACACTACATTGATTGATCCATGTATGTTCACTTGTGTCATGTATGATTGTGTTCTTCTTCAGGCGTTTTGGAGGACTCCTCAGAAACCCTTTCGTCAA AGATTATATATGGTCAAGCCGTGTCCTAAAGAGCTGAAATGTGATGTTGAG GTAAGTTCATATGCGATTAGAGACGCTGAGGAGTACAGAAATTTCTGTGACCGCCCTAAGGACCAACGCCCACTTCCTGAAGAAGTCATCGGT GACATTGGAGAGCATTTGACAACTATACACCTCAGTTGTTGTGGCCGTGGGAGACGTTGCTTGTACGAAGGCTCAACTTCACCCGGTGGATTTCCAAATTCATGG AATGGGGCTAGCTATTGTACCTCAGATCTTGCAGTTTTGAAAAACAATGAGATACACCTCTGGGATCGTTGCTTTGATGAGAATCAAAACCAG GTTTGGGGACCAAAACAAGGTCCATACGAGTTCAAGCCAGCGACATACTCAAGCATCAATGAGAGCCTGTCTTCTTTGAACATACTTTATCAATCTTCAATCGATAGACCAATACAAGGATCACTCATCTTGCAAGACTTGTAG
- the LOC103857254 gene encoding chromophore lyase CRL, chloroplastic isoform X6, translating to MCTGSGSDPEPSSNGWSRARGVVVKTLVLIGGAILLKRLTKSTTRRDHARVVSRSLTGEKVLKFLNPQCLLTTLKRFFPDSSKLLMVLKFTREQASRDPENYFNIRMMSCPAAEMVDGSQVLYLEQAFWRTPQKPFRQRLYMVKPCPKELKCDVEVSSYAIRDAEEYRNFCDRPKDQRPLPEEVIGDIGEHLTTIHLSCCGRGRRCLYEGSTSPGGFPNSWNGASYCTSDLAVLKNNEIHLWDRCFDENQNQVWGPKQGPYEFKPATYSSINESLSSLNILYQSSIDRPIQGSLILQDL from the exons ATGTGTaccgggtcgggttcggatccgGAACCAAGCTCCAACGGGTGGAGCCGAGCTCGTGGCGTCGTGGTTAAGACACTGGTCCTGATCGGAGGCGCTATTCTCCTCAAGCGTCTAACTAAATCCACCACTCGTAGGGATCACGCACGCGTCGTCTCTCGTTCTCTCACCGGAGAGAAGGTTTTAAAATTTCTCAATCCCCAATGCCTTCTTACTACACTTAAACGTTTCTTCCCTGATTCTTCTAAACTCTTGATGGTTTTGAAGTTCACGAGGGAGCAAGCTTCAAGGGATCCTGAGAATTACTTCAACATAAG AATGATGAGCTGTCCAGCTGCTGAGATGGTTGATGGTTCACAAGTCTTGTATCTCGAACAG GCGTTTTGGAGGACTCCTCAGAAACCCTTTCGTCAA AGATTATATATGGTCAAGCCGTGTCCTAAAGAGCTGAAATGTGATGTTGAGGTGAG TTCATATGCGATTAGAGACGCTGAGGAGTACAGAAATTTCTGTGACCGCCCTAAGGACCAACGCCCACTTCCTGAAGAAGTCATCGGT GACATTGGAGAGCATTTGACAACTATACACCTCAGTTGTTGTGGCCGTGGGAGACGTTGCTTGTACGAAGGCTCAACTTCACCCGGTGGATTTCCAAATTCATGG AATGGGGCTAGCTATTGTACCTCAGATCTTGCAGTTTTGAAAAACAATGAGATACACCTCTGGGATCGTTGCTTTGATGAGAATCAAAACCAG GTTTGGGGACCAAAACAAGGTCCATACGAGTTCAAGCCAGCGACATACTCAAGCATCAATGAGAGCCTGTCTTCTTTGAACATACTTTATCAATCTTCAATCGATAGACCAATACAAGGATCACTCATCTTGCAAGACTTGTAG
- the LOC103857254 gene encoding chromophore lyase CRL, chloroplastic isoform X5 — MCTGSGSDPEPSSNGWSRARGVVVKTLVLIGGAILLKRLTKSTTRRDHARVVSRSLTGEKVLKFLNPQCLLTTLKRFFPDSSKLLMVLKFTREQASRDPENYFNIRMMSCPAAEMVDGSQVLYLEQAFWRTPQKPFRQRLYMVKPCPKELKCDVEVSSYAIRDAEEYRNFCDRPKDQRPLPEEVIGDIGEHLTTIHLSCCGRGRRCLYEGSTSPGGFPNSWNGASYCTSDLAVLKNNEIHLWDRCFDENQNQVWGPKQGPYEFKPATYSSINESLSSLNILYQSSIDRPIQGSLILQDL; from the exons ATGTGTaccgggtcgggttcggatccgGAACCAAGCTCCAACGGGTGGAGCCGAGCTCGTGGCGTCGTGGTTAAGACACTGGTCCTGATCGGAGGCGCTATTCTCCTCAAGCGTCTAACTAAATCCACCACTCGTAGGGATCACGCACGCGTCGTCTCTCGTTCTCTCACCGGAGAGAAGGTTTTAAAATTTCTCAATCCCCAATGCCTTCTTACTACACTTAAACGTTTCTTCCCTGATTCTTCTAAACTCTTGATGGTTTTGAAGTTCACGAGGGAGCAAGCTTCAAGGGATCCTGAGAATTACTTCAACATAAG AATGATGAGCTGTCCAGCTGCTGAGATGGTTGATGGTTCACAAGTCTTGTATCTCGAACAG GCGTTTTGGAGGACTCCTCAGAAACCCTTTCGTCAA AGATTATATATGGTCAAGCCGTGTCCTAAAGAGCTGAAATGTGATGTTGAG GTAAGTTCATATGCGATTAGAGACGCTGAGGAGTACAGAAATTTCTGTGACCGCCCTAAGGACCAACGCCCACTTCCTGAAGAAGTCATCGGT GACATTGGAGAGCATTTGACAACTATACACCTCAGTTGTTGTGGCCGTGGGAGACGTTGCTTGTACGAAGGCTCAACTTCACCCGGTGGATTTCCAAATTCATGG AATGGGGCTAGCTATTGTACCTCAGATCTTGCAGTTTTGAAAAACAATGAGATACACCTCTGGGATCGTTGCTTTGATGAGAATCAAAACCAG GTTTGGGGACCAAAACAAGGTCCATACGAGTTCAAGCCAGCGACATACTCAAGCATCAATGAGAGCCTGTCTTCTTTGAACATACTTTATCAATCTTCAATCGATAGACCAATACAAGGATCACTCATCTTGCAAGACTTGTAG